A part of Blastocatellia bacterium genomic DNA contains:
- a CDS encoding beta-propeller fold lactonase family protein, with protein sequence MKQVHIRAFSLLLTLFLSIPLGLFAYADRSDLSGEATVSADSSFDVPYSVAQHGETETITATLQGESLDEADTPFQASTELSVDDGSFETALGLNQPGTIYLINRLRPPSYPATLVQLRIPFRTNDNLTVGSSITLLVGTNPDGDADIDGTSFQQFSGTIQSLGQFNLYNTPAVTINAGDFVVGFRMTIPANVFPGALDTSSPSRRSYASTNGVNFTLVDDINNNVPDGDLGIRAIVNLQTSSAQTGALLASYVSNNDTGTGDLTTIRDLTTGQLGTTILTQGNNAEVVVAPNGQYALALPTGNGDSVSIITGLNQPNPVESRVLPIGNTPNAAAITPDSSTAIVFNAFTNPVSYRIISNLPFNPSVSPLFTIPNTVTGNNSGVEDVALSPSGDTAIVSLFDDDEVAIIDGIRSGSPFVRGRVDVRDGPNGVAFGPDGNTAFVACSLDDSICVVSGLRQGVQPFFVRRIRDNVRDTPQAIALVPGRSRIIVTNTGDNSVSIFRIVGNGDDLQHVQRLSVGSAPAGLDVSQDGSAALVANANSRTVSVLRGIDTSSPYVAATLGGSSPWDTAVFAERSIAFVSGVTGTGGGILDVSTTSLTFNTQVGDTTPPSQQFLVRNTGNSAFSYSISNNNPSLVTLSPDSGFLQPGQSNVITVFVTPPTSAGTRQAVLTVSAPGAQNSPRTVTVIVNTTGAPAILDVSPTSLTFNTQVGGGNPPAQSFLVRNIGSGSFTYSISNSDPSLVSFSPSSGTVFGGQSQTVTVFVSNPNQAGTRQAVLTVSAPGAQNSPRTVTVIVNTTGAPAILDVSPTSLTFNTQVGDTTPVSQTFLVRNIGSGSFFYSISNSNPGLVSISPDSGTVFGGQQQTVTVFVTPPTTAGTRQATLTINAPGAQNSPRTVIVTVNTTSAPAVLNVFPSSLTFVAVVGQGNPPPQPITVQNTGGGSLTFTITTSGAPVSVAESSGTLLAGQSRSVPVSVINPNTPGTTTSQLIVSAPGAQNSPFIVNITIITNPGGGIDPNEPNNNPQSATLLNVPSSGQSLSITGAGTPDDLGTNLIQLIQECGNDGLIQDWFRLNVFQRDAFRFTLSSPTSSADFDLYLFQEVNNPATFPDGVQLMSSSTLAAGQQDVIGSRVLEPGTYFLGVRRVRRNDSSDFQSANYTLTVARSQSPELHVIEDVACVGFRVDDDSTNNYYVVNRVRPTSYPARLEAISALFFPHEGRPSPSGRTVRMIAFIDPSGSGTPPANPSLVVNQLLTISLPGDGRGRFNTLNLGSSGPVINSGDFYVGYIVDTNNGIFPDAGRVLNQSLRSFVSTNNGQTYQILNIEDPSTGRLFNVAIRATVNTRPFGKASAEAPSELSGRDGIEAALPRNLSVNVQQ encoded by the coding sequence ATGAAGCAAGTTCATATTCGGGCATTCAGCCTCTTACTAACTTTGTTCCTCAGTATTCCACTGGGCCTCTTCGCTTACGCTGACAGGAGCGACCTGTCAGGAGAAGCGACCGTCTCTGCCGATTCTTCATTCGATGTTCCTTATAGCGTGGCTCAGCACGGCGAAACTGAAACCATCACCGCGACCCTCCAGGGCGAATCGCTTGATGAAGCTGATACTCCCTTTCAAGCAAGCACCGAGTTGAGCGTGGATGATGGTTCGTTTGAAACGGCGCTCGGATTGAATCAACCCGGCACAATCTACCTGATCAACCGATTGCGTCCACCCAGCTATCCGGCCACGCTCGTGCAACTGCGCATTCCGTTTCGCACCAACGATAACTTGACGGTTGGCTCATCCATTACGCTGTTGGTCGGCACAAACCCTGACGGCGATGCCGACATTGATGGGACGTCGTTTCAGCAGTTCAGTGGCACAATCCAAAGTCTCGGCCAGTTCAACCTCTACAATACACCGGCTGTGACGATCAATGCCGGCGATTTCGTCGTTGGCTTTCGCATGACGATTCCGGCAAACGTCTTCCCCGGCGCGCTGGACACGTCATCGCCGTCGCGTCGGTCGTATGCTTCGACCAACGGGGTGAATTTCACGCTCGTGGATGACATCAACAATAACGTGCCGGATGGTGATCTTGGTATTCGAGCGATTGTCAATTTGCAAACGTCGTCTGCGCAAACGGGCGCGTTGCTGGCTTCTTACGTTTCCAACAACGATACCGGGACCGGCGATCTGACTACCATCCGCGACCTCACAACCGGTCAGTTGGGCACTACCATCTTGACCCAAGGCAACAATGCCGAAGTAGTGGTCGCGCCCAATGGCCAATATGCGCTGGCGCTGCCCACTGGCAATGGCGATTCGGTCTCAATCATCACCGGATTAAATCAACCTAATCCGGTAGAGAGTCGTGTCTTGCCCATCGGCAATACGCCGAATGCAGCAGCCATCACACCCGACAGCAGCACCGCGATTGTATTCAATGCGTTCACCAATCCGGTGTCGTACCGCATCATCAGCAATTTGCCCTTTAATCCATCTGTATCGCCACTGTTCACCATTCCCAATACAGTCACCGGAAACAATTCGGGCGTCGAAGATGTGGCGTTGTCGCCATCGGGTGATACGGCAATCGTTTCGCTGTTTGACGATGATGAGGTCGCCATCATTGACGGCATTCGCAGCGGATCGCCGTTTGTCCGAGGCCGCGTGGACGTCAGAGATGGACCGAATGGCGTGGCATTTGGTCCTGATGGCAACACCGCCTTCGTCGCCTGTTCGCTCGACGACAGTATTTGCGTCGTTTCCGGCTTGCGGCAGGGCGTTCAACCGTTCTTTGTTCGCCGCATCCGCGATAATGTTCGCGATACGCCGCAGGCCATCGCGCTCGTGCCGGGACGCTCGCGGATCATCGTGACCAACACCGGCGATAATAGCGTGTCCATTTTCAGGATCGTGGGCAATGGCGATGATTTGCAGCATGTCCAGAGACTCTCGGTAGGTTCTGCGCCCGCCGGCTTAGATGTATCTCAGGATGGCAGCGCGGCGCTAGTGGCCAATGCCAATAGCCGGACTGTCTCCGTGCTACGCGGCATTGATACATCAAGCCCTTATGTCGCTGCCACGCTGGGCGGTTCGTCACCATGGGATACGGCTGTGTTTGCTGAACGCTCTATTGCGTTCGTGAGTGGCGTCACCGGCACAGGTGGCGGGATTCTGGATGTTTCAACGACCTCGTTGACATTCAATACTCAGGTCGGCGATACCACGCCTCCTTCGCAACAGTTCCTCGTGCGTAACACAGGCAACAGCGCGTTCTCATACTCGATCAGCAACAACAATCCAAGCCTGGTCACGCTCTCGCCCGATAGCGGCTTCCTGCAACCCGGTCAGTCCAACGTCATCACTGTGTTTGTCACGCCGCCAACATCTGCTGGGACGCGGCAAGCGGTGTTGACGGTGAGCGCGCCGGGGGCGCAGAACAGCCCGCGAACGGTGACAGTGATAGTGAACACGACAGGGGCGCCGGCCATTTTGGATGTTTCGCCCACATCGTTGACGTTCAACACGCAAGTTGGTGGTGGGAATCCGCCAGCGCAGAGCTTTTTGGTGAGAAACATTGGCAGCGGATCGTTCACCTACTCGATCAGCAACAGCGATCCGAGTTTGGTTAGTTTCTCGCCGAGCAGTGGGACAGTGTTTGGCGGACAATCGCAAACGGTGACGGTGTTTGTGAGCAATCCGAATCAGGCTGGGACGCGGCAAGCGGTGTTGACGGTGAGCGCGCCGGGTGCGCAGAACAGTCCGCGGACAGTGACAGTGATAGTGAACACGACAGGGGCGCCGGCCATTTTGGATGTTTCGCCCACATCGTTGACGTTCAACACGCAGGTCGGAGACACGACGCCGGTCTCGCAAACGTTCTTGGTGAGGAACATCGGCAGCGGGTCATTTTTCTATAGCATCAGCAATAGCAATCCGGGATTGGTTTCGATCTCGCCTGATAGCGGAACCGTATTTGGCGGACAGCAACAAACTGTGACTGTCTTTGTCACGCCGCCGACCACAGCGGGCACGCGCCAGGCGACCTTGACGATCAACGCGCCGGGGGCGCAGAATAGCCCGCGCACTGTGATTGTGACGGTCAATACAACTTCTGCGCCGGCTGTTTTGAATGTATTCCCCAGCTCGTTGACATTTGTGGCGGTTGTCGGTCAGGGGAATCCGCCGCCGCAGCCGATTACGGTGCAAAACACCGGCGGCGGCTCGCTGACATTCACCATCACCACGAGTGGCGCGCCTGTGAGCGTGGCGGAATCGAGTGGGACGTTGCTGGCCGGTCAGTCACGGTCGGTGCCTGTCTCGGTGATCAACCCGAACACGCCGGGCACGACCACGTCGCAACTGATCGTCAGCGCGCCGGGCGCGCAGAACAGTCCGTTTATTGTCAACATCACGATCATCACCAATCCTGGTGGCGGCATTGATCCCAACGAACCGAACAACAATCCGCAATCGGCCACGTTGTTGAATGTGCCATCATCGGGTCAATCGCTCTCGATCACCGGCGCCGGCACGCCTGATGATCTGGGCACGAATTTGATTCAGCTCATTCAGGAGTGCGGCAACGATGGATTGATTCAAGATTGGTTCCGCTTGAACGTCTTCCAGCGCGATGCCTTCCGCTTCACGCTGAGTTCACCGACGTCGAGCGCGGATTTCGATCTGTATCTCTTCCAGGAGGTCAACAATCCGGCCACGTTCCCTGATGGCGTGCAATTGATGAGCAGTTCGACGCTCGCTGCTGGCCAGCAAGATGTGATTGGCTCGCGCGTGTTGGAGCCGGGCACCTACTTCCTCGGCGTGCGGCGCGTGCGTCGCAATGATAGCAGCGACTTCCAATCGGCTAATTACACGCTCACCGTCGCGCGCAGTCAGTCACCGGAGCTGCACGTCATTGAGGATGTCGCTTGTGTTGGCTTCCGCGTGGATGACGACTCAACGAATAATTACTACGTCGTCAACCGCGTGCGGCCGACCAGTTATCCGGCGCGGCTGGAGGCGATCTCGGCGCTCTTCTTCCCGCATGAGGGGCGACCGTCGCCCAGTGGCCGAACCGTGCGCATGATTGCGTTTATTGATCCCAGCGGCAGTGGCACGCCTCCAGCGAATCCGTCGCTGGTGGTGAACCAACTGCTGACGATCAGTCTGCCGGGCGATGGTCGAGGTCGGTTCAATACGCTCAATCTCGGCAGCAGCGGCCCGGTGATCAATTCAGGTGATTTTTACGTCGGCTACATTGTGGACACGAATAACGGCATCTTCCCCGATGCTGGTCGCGTGCTCAATCAGAGCCTGCGCTCATTCGTTTCTACAAACAACGGACAGACGTACCAAATTCTCAACATCGAGGATCCGAGCACCGGGCGATTGTTCAACGTGGCCATCCGCGCGACGGTGAATACGCGCCCGTTTGGCAAAGCATCAGCGGAAGCGCCAAGCGAGCTTTCTGGTCGTGATGGCATTGAAGCGGCTTTGCCGCGAAACCTCTCGGTGAATGTGCAGCAGTAA